The Moorena producens PAL-8-15-08-1 genomic interval TTAGGGTAATCGTTATTGAATAGGGAATACACTAAATAACTGACTTGTTTCGTGTTAATCAGGGAATCAAACGATGGCAATCCTGCAATTTTTAATCATTAGCGCCATTTGTATGGTGTTAATCAAGTTTGTTGCCTCTTGGTTTGGGTATGGCAACATACCGATACTGAATAAATTAGTAACAATTATTCTCAGCGTCTTCGTGACCTTTGAAATTGTTCAGCTGGTGCAAGCTATAATTGTGAAATTTGGTTGAGGGCTGTTCGCCCTTGGCGTTCGGTGTAGGGTCGGTTGAGGGTTGAGGGAGGGTTGAAGGTTGAAGGTTGTTCGCCTTTGGCGTTCGGTGTAGGGTAGGTTGAAGGTTATCCGGTTGAAGGTTGAAGGTTATCCGGTTGAAGGTTATCCGGTTGAAGGTTATCCGGTTGAAGGTTGACCTTCAGTAAGATGGGAGCGCTTAACTTATTAATAAGTCACTAAAGTTAAAAGTTTACTATAGCTTTTATCTCACTTATGAGGTACAGTCAATTTTCTTCCCCCTACTCCCTACTCCCTACTCCCTACTCCCTACTCCCTGTGCCAATAGTTTCTAGCAGTGTCTGGAGAATCAAATAGGCTGACGTAGCACCAGGGTCTTGATGTCCAGCACTGCGCTCTCCTAAATAACTGGCTCGTCCCTTCTTGGCCACCAACGGAATAGTATTTTTCATCCCTTCTTCTGCTGCGTTGACAGCCTGTTGCAAGGCTTCTAACATACTGTCTCCTTTATCTACAGCTTGTGCGAAGGCATTGGCTGCGGGTGATAGAGCATCTAACATGGTCTTATCTCCCAAGTTGGCTTTGCCTCGCTGGACGACCCCCTCCACTGCTGCTTGGAATAGTTTGACCATATCCTCTTGTGTCAGTTCTTGCTTTCCTGCTACTGCTGCACTTGAGCGCAAGAATAGAGTGCCATAAAGTGGTCCACTGGCACCTCCGACACTGGAAATTAGAGTCATGCTGACGGTTTTGAGAATACTGCCAATGTCTTTATCTGCGACTTTAGGAAGCTGAGTGATTACCTTTTGAAAGCCACGATTCATATTAATACCGTGGTCAGCATCACCAATAGCAGCATCAAGTTCGGTTAGATAGTCCTTGTTTTGTTCGAGTACAGTAGCGACTGCTTGTAACCACTGTAGAATTTTATGTTTAGTTACCGTTACCATAGTCGCAGAGTGGGTCAGGGGGTCAGAGCCTCAGGGTAGCAATGAGCAATGAGCAATTAGCAATTAGCTAAGCTTTACGATACTGATGCTCCCAGATATCATATTAATCATAATCCCCAACGCAGGGCTGGTGTCTTGACTGGTGCATCCCAGAATTTAATTAGCTCATCGTTCATCTTGAGTAGGGTAATCGAGCAGCCTTGCATTTCTAGAGACGTAATATAAGGACCAATCAGACTACGCACGATTTCCAGTCCCTTTTGTTCACAGATTTGGGCTAATTTGCGATACACAATGTATAGTTCCGACAGGGGAGTACCACCCATGCCATTCACGAATGCTAGAATGCGATCGCTTTTCTGGAAAGGGGGGTCAGTTATTTCCAACTCTGTCCATTCTGCTTTATCTTCATCCCACTCTCGCACTGTGCGGCTATAGGCAGAATCTTCAATAATCGATAGCGCTAGCATTTCAGTTATCTCATCCGCTGATTTGAGGGACATTCGTTTTCTTCCCGGTTCCCCGTGAATGCCAATGCCAAATTCTATTTCCCCTTCCCCCAAGTCAAACATGGGACTCCCTTTAGCAGGAGGGGTGCAGGATGTTAAGGCCATACCCATGCTGCGTCCATTACCATTAACCAGGCGACAGAGATTAGCCAGTTGCTTTAGGTCATAACCGGCAGCAG includes:
- the dhaL gene encoding dihydroxyacetone kinase subunit DhaL: MVTVTKHKILQWLQAVATVLEQNKDYLTELDAAIGDADHGINMNRGFQKVITQLPKVADKDIGSILKTVSMTLISSVGGASGPLYGTLFLRSSAAVAGKQELTQEDMVKLFQAAVEGVVQRGKANLGDKTMLDALSPAANAFAQAVDKGDSMLEALQQAVNAAEEGMKNTIPLVAKKGRASYLGERSAGHQDPGATSAYLILQTLLETIGTGSRE
- the dhaK gene encoding dihydroxyacetone kinase subunit DhaK, with amino-acid sequence MMKKLINHPDNVVRESLEGMALAHPDLLKINLDPPFIYRADAPISNKVAIISGGGSGHEPLHGGFVGAGMLDAACPGEVFTSPTPDQMLEAAKIVNSGAGVLNIVKNYSGDVMNFELAAELAISEGIRVLNILIDDDVAVKDSLYTQGRRGVGTTLLAEKICGAAAAAGYDLKQLANLCRLVNGNGRSMGMALTSCTPPAKGSPMFDLGEGEIEFGIGIHGEPGRKRMSLKSADEITEMLALSIIEDSAYSRTVREWDEDKAEWTELEITDPPFQKSDRILAFVNGMGGTPLSELYIVYRKLAQICEQKGLEIVRSLIGPYITSLEMQGCSITLLKMNDELIKFWDAPVKTPALRWGL